A portion of the Prosthecobacter fusiformis genome contains these proteins:
- the rpsP gene encoding 30S ribosomal protein S16 encodes MAVAIRLRQEGSKGHLFYRVVAADQRFKRDGRFLEILGTYDPHMKGANTNIDLDKVNSWIAKGAQPSETVRSLIKRAGKAAAK; translated from the coding sequence ATGGCAGTAGCAATCCGTCTCCGTCAAGAAGGCTCCAAAGGCCATCTGTTTTATCGTGTCGTCGCCGCTGACCAGCGCTTCAAGCGCGATGGTCGTTTCCTTGAAATCCTGGGCACGTATGACCCACACATGAAAGGTGCCAACACCAACATCGATCTCGACAAGGTGAATTCCTGGATCGCTAAAGGTGCACAGCCTTCTGAGACCGTGCGCAGCCTGATCAAGCGCGCTGGCAAAGCTGCTGCCAAGTAA
- a CDS encoding KH domain-containing protein: MDAPEALREFLTYVVANLIDHPQQASIAIGHNANGVLVFRVQLAQEDVKHVLGKNGMTASSIRSLLNTAAEKHGLRVSLKIGAARDLEDEETPEQEQQREEAAAADC, translated from the coding sequence ATGGACGCCCCCGAAGCACTTCGCGAATTCCTGACCTATGTGGTGGCCAATCTGATTGACCACCCGCAACAAGCTTCCATCGCCATTGGCCACAACGCCAATGGCGTTTTGGTGTTTCGGGTTCAGCTCGCCCAGGAGGATGTAAAACATGTCCTGGGGAAAAACGGCATGACCGCCAGCTCCATCCGCTCCCTGCTCAATACGGCTGCTGAAAAGCACGGCCTGCGCGTCAGCCTGAAAATCGGCGCAGCGCGGGATCTGGAGGATGAGGAGACGCCGGAGCAGGAGCAGCAGCGGGAAGAAGCCGCTGCGGCGGACTGTTGA